A single genomic interval of Plantibacter sp. Leaf314 harbors:
- a CDS encoding FAD-dependent monooxygenase — MTVPRVLISGASIAGPSLAFWLNRYGWHTTVVERAPAFRDGGQNIDVRGAAREVLRRAGLEDAAKEATTGERGTRFVGDAGETIAEFPVSESSETDGATAEVEILRGDLARIFVDATEGATTYRYGDHITGLDDDGERVRVSFAHGDDEEFDLVVAADGIRSSTRELAFPGEAVIRSLGLEMTYLTIPRDAADVPWWQWYSGVGGRSVTLRPDRHGTTRAVLTEVTSDRGDGVVPARRDLEAQRRHLRNRFAGLPWQANRVLDALDHADDVYYESIGQVRTPRWASGRVALLGDAAWCASPVSGMGTSLSIVGAYVLAGELAAHVHHRDAFRGYERIMRPYVEQAQTLPPGTPQLANPTSKAGVAAFRTALRVAGSKPAKFVGAQLFSPPADTIDLPEYEHLEPLRDRA; from the coding sequence ATGACCGTCCCCCGCGTCCTCATCTCCGGAGCCAGCATCGCCGGCCCCTCCCTCGCCTTCTGGCTGAACCGCTACGGCTGGCACACCACCGTCGTCGAGCGGGCTCCGGCCTTCCGCGACGGCGGCCAGAACATCGACGTGCGCGGGGCGGCCCGCGAGGTCCTGCGACGTGCCGGCCTCGAGGACGCCGCGAAGGAGGCGACGACCGGCGAACGCGGCACCCGGTTCGTGGGCGACGCCGGCGAGACGATCGCCGAGTTCCCGGTGTCCGAGTCCTCGGAGACCGACGGCGCGACCGCCGAGGTCGAGATCCTCCGCGGCGACCTGGCGCGCATCTTCGTCGACGCGACCGAGGGCGCGACCACCTACCGGTACGGAGACCACATCACCGGGCTCGACGACGACGGCGAGCGCGTGCGCGTGTCGTTCGCGCACGGTGACGACGAGGAGTTCGACCTCGTCGTCGCGGCGGACGGCATCCGCTCCTCGACCCGCGAGCTGGCGTTCCCGGGCGAAGCGGTCATCAGGTCCCTGGGGCTCGAGATGACGTACCTCACCATCCCCCGCGACGCCGCGGACGTCCCCTGGTGGCAGTGGTACTCGGGGGTCGGCGGCCGCAGTGTCACCCTGCGGCCGGACCGCCACGGCACCACCCGGGCCGTCCTCACGGAGGTCACGTCCGACCGCGGCGACGGCGTCGTACCGGCACGCCGCGACCTCGAGGCGCAGCGACGGCACCTGCGGAACCGGTTCGCCGGGCTCCCGTGGCAGGCGAACCGGGTCCTCGACGCCCTGGACCACGCCGACGACGTTTATTACGAGTCCATCGGCCAGGTCCGGACGCCGCGCTGGGCGTCCGGCCGGGTCGCGCTGCTCGGTGACGCCGCCTGGTGCGCGTCACCGGTGAGCGGCATGGGGACGAGCCTGTCGATCGTGGGCGCCTACGTCCTCGCGGGCGAGCTGGCCGCGCACGTGCACCACCGGGACGCGTTCCGCGGGTACGAGCGGATCATGCGCCCGTACGTCGAGCAGGCGCAGACACTCCCCCCGGGCACGCCGCAGCTCGCCAACCCGACCTCAAAGGCCGGTGTCGCCGCCTTCCGCACGGCACTGCGGGTGGCCGGGTCGAAACCGGCGAAGTTCGTCGGCGCACAGCTCTTCTCGCCGCCGGCCGACACGATCGACCTGCCGGAGTACGAGCACCTCGAACCCCTCCGGGACCGCGCGTGA
- a CDS encoding YqjF family protein produces MTDVPETRLAAISPTATALAGPVVAAQEWRHLAFVHWRVPASAVAPLLPPGVVPDVFDGSTWVGLIAFELGDARIGPLPPSPIGGSFTEVNVRLYGVDAEGRRGVVFRSLEASSLPAVLAARAMFGLPYEWARTAQRPTTDGWEYASRRITASPTKRGPGFRLGVDVDGTTTVDDELSRFLTARWGLFQSRFGRTQWLPNEHEPWVLHPARVTTLRDELTAAAGLPGVVEREPDSVLFSPGVNARFGIGSFLRP; encoded by the coding sequence GTGACCGACGTACCGGAAACCCGTCTCGCCGCCATCTCCCCCACGGCGACGGCGCTCGCAGGTCCCGTCGTGGCTGCCCAGGAGTGGCGACACCTCGCCTTCGTGCACTGGCGGGTCCCGGCGAGCGCCGTCGCGCCGCTCCTGCCGCCGGGCGTCGTCCCCGACGTCTTCGACGGCTCCACCTGGGTCGGGCTGATCGCGTTCGAACTGGGTGACGCCCGCATCGGACCCCTGCCGCCGTCGCCGATCGGCGGGTCGTTCACCGAGGTGAACGTGCGGCTCTACGGGGTCGACGCCGAGGGGCGCCGCGGCGTCGTGTTCCGTTCGCTCGAGGCGTCGAGCCTGCCCGCGGTCCTCGCGGCCCGGGCGATGTTCGGCCTGCCCTACGAGTGGGCGCGGACCGCGCAGCGCCCGACGACGGACGGCTGGGAGTACGCGTCCCGCCGGATCACCGCGTCACCGACGAAGCGCGGTCCCGGGTTCCGGCTCGGCGTCGACGTGGACGGCACCACGACCGTCGACGACGAGCTGTCGCGGTTCCTCACGGCGCGCTGGGGTCTGTTCCAGAGCCGCTTCGGGCGGACGCAGTGGTTGCCGAACGAGCACGAGCCGTGGGTGCTCCACCCGGCGCGGGTGACCACGCTGCGCGACGAGCTGACGGCGGCGGCGGGTCTCCCCGGCGTCGTAGAGCGGGAGCCCGACTCCGTCCTGTTCAGTCCGGGCGTGAACGCCCGCTTCGGGATCGGGTCGTTCCTGCGCCCCTGA
- a CDS encoding SRPBCC family protein: MPVVESRCTVPVTPDVAFAISQTTGAIRMRWDPFIRRQHFLDGATAAAKGVRTFTVQRFGFRMVSEYVSYHPPTNVGMKMTKGSWFFERLAGGWRFSAVEGDEGSTLAVWRYNFTCQPRWLAPIAERIGAFVLQRDIDRRIRGFARGCEDPVVVAAVTATD; this comes from the coding sequence ATGCCCGTCGTCGAATCCCGCTGCACCGTGCCCGTCACCCCCGACGTCGCCTTCGCGATCTCCCAGACCACCGGCGCGATCCGGATGCGCTGGGACCCGTTCATCCGGCGCCAGCACTTCCTCGACGGCGCGACGGCCGCGGCGAAGGGTGTGCGCACCTTCACCGTGCAGCGCTTCGGGTTCCGCATGGTCAGTGAATACGTGTCCTACCACCCGCCCACCAACGTCGGCATGAAGATGACGAAGGGCTCGTGGTTCTTCGAGCGGCTCGCCGGCGGGTGGCGCTTCAGCGCGGTCGAGGGCGATGAGGGGAGCACGCTCGCCGTGTGGCGGTACAACTTCACCTGCCAGCCGCGGTGGTTGGCACCCATCGCTGAACGCATCGGCGCGTTCGTCCTCCAACGCGACATCGACCGCCGGATCCGCGGGTTCGCGCGCGGGTGCGAGGACCCGGTGGTCGTCGCCGCGGTCACCGCCACCGACTGA
- a CDS encoding TetR/AcrR family transcriptional regulator, whose protein sequence is MSRSTAEDQRVRTIASAVEVFAIAGYRATPVTDVAKAAKISPAYVFRLFDGKLGLFVAAVEHCYEQVAAAMSGAVAEHPEWSPADKLDAMTQAYIELIRDRSLIALQVHAQSACDVPEIQEAVRAGLALVVRVMSRDSGADAVSVQRSLAYGQLCHLVVQAGLGDVDADWARVVDHGIRHD, encoded by the coding sequence ATGAGCCGATCGACCGCAGAGGACCAGCGCGTGCGCACCATCGCGAGCGCCGTCGAGGTCTTCGCGATCGCCGGCTACCGGGCCACCCCCGTCACGGACGTGGCCAAGGCCGCCAAGATCTCGCCCGCCTACGTCTTCCGCCTCTTCGACGGCAAGCTCGGACTCTTCGTGGCCGCCGTGGAGCACTGCTACGAGCAGGTGGCGGCCGCCATGTCCGGCGCCGTCGCCGAGCACCCCGAGTGGAGTCCGGCGGACAAGCTCGACGCGATGACCCAGGCCTACATCGAACTCATCCGCGACCGCAGCCTCATCGCCCTTCAGGTGCACGCCCAGAGCGCGTGCGACGTCCCGGAGATCCAGGAGGCCGTCCGCGCCGGCCTCGCACTCGTCGTCCGCGTGATGTCCCGCGACTCGGGGGCGGACGCGGTCTCCGTGCAGCGCAGCCTCGCCTACGGCCAGCTCTGTCACCTCGTGGTCCAGGCGGGGCTCGGCGACGTCGACGCCGACTGGGCGCGCGTCGTGGACCACGGCATCCGACACGACTGA
- a CDS encoding medium chain dehydrogenase/reductase family protein, translating to MNTTPTPAAELVTTQVVLPGLVEPSGLVVTTGTVPSPGPGQLLVEMEATGISFAEQSMRKGRYLGQPAFPFVPGYDLVGRVLAVGDDGDRSLLGKRVATLTKTGAWASHSLVAARDSILVPEGVSSEDAETVVVNGVTAWQMLHRTARVQPGQTILLFGANGGVGGILIQLARLHGVRVIGAASPRHHEALRAAGVIPVDYADPALAERVRELAPDGVDAVFDNVGGKTTRTAFRLLARGGSLVTYSIISVVGGSGALMTPFLKAIGQAVLWSALPNGRSATFYDLWAGHRLRPARFRRHLEADLGEVFRLLEHGELTANIAARFPLADIVPAMELAESRTLNGKVVLHP from the coding sequence ATGAACACGACACCGACCCCCGCCGCCGAGCTCGTCACCACCCAGGTCGTCCTCCCCGGCCTCGTCGAACCGTCCGGACTCGTCGTCACGACGGGCACCGTCCCGTCGCCCGGCCCCGGACAGCTCCTCGTCGAGATGGAGGCGACCGGCATCTCCTTCGCCGAACAGTCCATGCGGAAGGGCCGCTACCTCGGCCAGCCCGCCTTCCCCTTCGTCCCCGGATACGACCTCGTGGGACGTGTGCTGGCCGTCGGCGACGATGGCGACCGGAGCCTGCTCGGCAAGCGCGTCGCCACCCTGACGAAGACGGGCGCCTGGGCGAGCCACTCGCTCGTCGCCGCCCGCGACAGCATCCTCGTCCCCGAGGGCGTCAGCTCGGAGGACGCCGAGACCGTCGTCGTGAACGGTGTCACCGCCTGGCAGATGCTGCACCGCACGGCGCGGGTGCAGCCGGGCCAGACGATCCTCCTCTTCGGCGCGAACGGCGGTGTCGGCGGCATCCTCATCCAACTGGCGCGACTGCACGGCGTCCGGGTCATCGGCGCCGCCTCACCACGACACCATGAGGCCCTGCGTGCTGCGGGGGTCATCCCCGTCGACTACGCGGATCCGGCACTCGCCGAGCGCGTGCGCGAGCTGGCTCCCGACGGGGTCGACGCGGTGTTCGACAACGTCGGCGGGAAGACCACCCGCACGGCGTTCAGGCTCCTCGCGCGGGGCGGCTCGCTCGTGACCTACTCGATCATCTCGGTGGTGGGCGGTTCCGGCGCCCTCATGACCCCGTTCCTCAAGGCCATCGGGCAGGCCGTGCTGTGGTCCGCCCTCCCGAACGGACGCAGTGCGACGTTCTACGACCTGTGGGCGGGCCACCGGCTCCGTCCGGCCCGCTTCCGCCGCCACCTCGAGGCGGACCTCGGCGAGGTCTTCCGACTCCTCGAGCACGGCGAGCTCACGGCCAACATCGCAGCCCGGTTCCCGCTCGCCGACATCGTCCCCGCGATGGAACTCGCCGAGTCCCGGACGCTCAACGGGAAGGTCGTGCTGCACCCCTGA
- a CDS encoding Pr6Pr family membrane protein, with product MRSPVQPAERAPSAAALATSRVVYLLIAVIIAISLVIQIVLVITGGADARSGGVDMSVGLATRFARIFSAFTILSNLIVLTVSVLLAIDPLRDGRLWRVARLDALLSIVITGIVYAVVLAPQVNLTGWALVITIGFHYLSPWLTLGAWLVFGPRPRFTWGTVAWAFIWPLTWVVFTFVRGGITGWYPYPFLDVTQLGLPGAVRNALLVLVVAIVFAVLLKLVDRVLPATLRGAARPSR from the coding sequence GTGCGTTCCCCTGTCCAGCCCGCCGAGCGCGCGCCGTCCGCCGCGGCCCTCGCCACGAGTCGTGTGGTGTACCTGCTGATCGCCGTCATCATCGCGATCTCGCTCGTCATCCAGATCGTCCTCGTCATCACCGGCGGAGCCGACGCCCGCTCGGGCGGGGTGGACATGTCCGTCGGCTTGGCGACCCGCTTCGCCAGGATCTTCAGCGCCTTCACGATCCTCAGCAACCTCATCGTGCTCACGGTCTCCGTCCTCCTCGCCATCGATCCGCTCCGCGACGGACGGCTCTGGCGGGTCGCGCGACTCGACGCCCTGCTCAGCATCGTCATCACCGGCATCGTCTACGCCGTGGTGCTCGCGCCGCAGGTGAACCTCACCGGGTGGGCGCTCGTCATCACGATCGGATTCCACTACCTCTCGCCGTGGCTGACGCTCGGTGCGTGGCTCGTGTTCGGCCCACGCCCGCGGTTCACCTGGGGCACGGTCGCCTGGGCGTTCATCTGGCCGCTCACCTGGGTGGTGTTCACCTTCGTCCGCGGTGGGATCACCGGGTGGTACCCGTACCCCTTCCTCGACGTGACCCAGCTCGGTCTGCCGGGGGCCGTGCGGAACGCCCTGCTGGTGCTCGTCGTCGCGATCGTGTTCGCCGTGCTCCTCAAGCTCGTCGACCGCGTGCTGCCGGCGACGCTCAGGGGTGCAGCACGACCTTCCCGTTGA
- a CDS encoding DUF2000 domain-containing protein encodes MTEEQRVGFTPEEIDTAAPTRSARLKWVVVVREGVPAGRAVNAVACVAAAVGAGVSGLLGPDAVDADGSTHVGLPWAGCSVLAAAVEQLTAIRSKAAGSEGVLVVDIPEAAQLTRVYDEYRETVAETPSAALAPLAVALVGPRNRVDRIVGRLPLLA; translated from the coding sequence ATGACGGAAGAGCAACGCGTCGGCTTCACGCCGGAGGAGATCGACACGGCCGCACCCACGCGGTCCGCGCGCCTGAAATGGGTCGTCGTCGTCCGGGAGGGCGTTCCCGCGGGCCGTGCCGTGAACGCCGTCGCCTGCGTCGCCGCAGCCGTCGGTGCCGGGGTGAGTGGCCTGCTCGGTCCCGACGCCGTGGACGCCGACGGCTCGACCCATGTCGGCCTGCCCTGGGCGGGATGCAGTGTGCTCGCCGCGGCGGTCGAGCAGCTGACGGCGATCCGGAGCAAGGCGGCGGGCTCTGAGGGGGTGCTCGTCGTCGACATACCGGAGGCCGCACAGCTCACGCGGGTGTACGACGAGTACCGGGAGACGGTCGCCGAGACGCCGTCCGCGGCCCTCGCCCCGCTGGCGGTCGCACTCGTCGGCCCCCGCAACCGGGTGGACCGCATCGTCGGCAGGCTGCCGTTGCTCGCCTGA
- a CDS encoding Lrp/AsnC family transcriptional regulator, which produces MDELDTAILRELQRDARRTNRDIAAAVGVSPTTALDRTRGLFRRGVIRGARLDVDLPSIGRSVQALIAIRIRPPSRVNIDAFRSWAITLPETIAVFVVSGNEDFLLQVAVADNDALYAFVIDKLTEREEVADVRTSVVYEHVRPQVVSPAQPSD; this is translated from the coding sequence ATGGACGAACTTGATACGGCGATCCTGCGCGAACTGCAACGCGATGCACGACGCACCAACCGCGACATCGCGGCGGCGGTCGGCGTCTCCCCCACCACGGCACTGGACCGGACGCGCGGGCTCTTCCGCCGAGGCGTCATCCGCGGTGCGCGATTGGACGTCGATCTGCCGTCCATCGGTCGCTCGGTCCAAGCGCTCATCGCGATCCGCATCCGACCGCCGTCGCGGGTCAACATCGACGCGTTCCGCAGCTGGGCGATCACCCTGCCGGAGACCATCGCCGTCTTCGTCGTGTCCGGCAACGAGGACTTCCTGCTCCAGGTCGCCGTGGCCGACAACGACGCACTCTACGCGTTCGTGATCGACAAGCTCACAGAGCGTGAGGAGGTGGCCGACGTCCGCACGAGCGTCGTGTACGAACACGTCCGGCCCCAGGTGGTGTCGCCGGCCCAGCCGTCCGACTGA
- a CDS encoding alpha/beta hydrolase, whose translation MTTTLRDVRSADWVGTAASAPTVAVLLHGYGSHEHDLTGLVEPLALGMPWASLRAPLDMGHGGAAWFEITTPGNPDPEPIARATDEVWGWIDEHVPAEARVVPIGFSQGGFMASQLLRTRPERVVAPVILAGFVLSAPQPGDEVLAATKPAVFWGRGLEDRVIAEPAVARAAAWLPLHTTLTERTYPGLAHGIDQAEITDVRAFIEEHAR comes from the coding sequence ATGACCACCACCCTGCGCGACGTCCGATCCGCCGATTGGGTGGGCACCGCCGCATCCGCGCCGACCGTCGCCGTGCTCCTCCACGGCTACGGCTCCCATGAACACGATCTGACGGGGCTCGTCGAGCCGCTCGCGCTCGGGATGCCGTGGGCGTCGCTGCGCGCGCCGCTCGACATGGGCCACGGCGGTGCCGCGTGGTTCGAGATCACGACGCCCGGCAACCCGGACCCGGAGCCGATCGCCCGCGCGACGGACGAGGTCTGGGGCTGGATCGACGAGCACGTGCCGGCCGAGGCGCGCGTCGTGCCGATCGGCTTCTCGCAGGGCGGCTTCATGGCCTCGCAGCTGCTCCGCACGCGGCCTGAGCGGGTCGTGGCTCCGGTGATCCTCGCCGGGTTCGTGCTGAGCGCCCCGCAGCCAGGCGACGAGGTGCTCGCCGCCACGAAGCCCGCGGTGTTCTGGGGACGTGGTCTCGAGGACCGGGTCATCGCCGAGCCGGCCGTCGCGCGCGCCGCGGCCTGGCTGCCGCTGCACACCACGCTCACCGAACGGACCTATCCCGGTCTCGCGCACGGTATCGACCAGGCCGAGATCACCGACGTGCGGGCCTTCATCGAGGAGCACGCGCGCTAG
- a CDS encoding VOC family protein, translating into MSTVLDERLLAPETTMGAVTLRVGDLDLMSGYYANAFAMEPLEERSRAREVHRALGRGDTPLVRLVHTPDLPAVDRRQAGLFHTAFLFEDEASLSATVYRAAQDPRGQFVGSSDHFVSEAFYFTDPEGNGVELYTDRPRSTWVRSGDQIAMTTTYLDPNAYLQRHLTEDALDAGPSRAGAVGHVHLQVGDLATARAFYVDALGFETTQTEYPGAVFASAGGYHHHIAMNVWNSQGAGPRAAALGLGDVAITVPDLANLDTLTARLRSHAIPFDADGRSVSVSDPWGTRVTVALPDLSTEELLSR; encoded by the coding sequence ATGTCCACTGTGCTCGACGAGCGACTGCTCGCCCCGGAGACGACGATGGGTGCGGTCACGCTGCGCGTCGGTGATCTGGACCTCATGTCCGGGTACTACGCCAACGCGTTCGCGATGGAGCCGCTGGAGGAGCGGAGTCGGGCTCGTGAGGTGCACCGGGCCCTCGGGCGCGGCGACACCCCGCTCGTGCGTCTCGTGCACACACCGGACCTCCCTGCCGTGGACCGCCGTCAGGCCGGTCTCTTCCACACCGCGTTCCTCTTCGAGGACGAGGCGAGCCTCTCGGCGACGGTGTACCGCGCCGCGCAGGACCCTCGTGGCCAGTTCGTCGGATCCAGCGACCACTTCGTGAGCGAGGCGTTCTACTTCACCGACCCCGAGGGTAACGGCGTCGAGCTGTACACGGACCGCCCGCGCAGCACCTGGGTGCGGTCCGGTGACCAGATCGCCATGACCACGACGTACCTCGATCCCAACGCCTACCTGCAGCGGCACCTCACCGAGGACGCCCTCGATGCCGGCCCCTCCCGCGCCGGCGCCGTCGGCCACGTGCACCTGCAGGTCGGCGACCTCGCGACGGCCCGGGCGTTCTACGTCGACGCCCTCGGCTTCGAGACGACGCAGACGGAGTACCCCGGTGCGGTCTTCGCCTCCGCCGGCGGATACCACCACCACATCGCGATGAACGTGTGGAACAGCCAGGGTGCCGGTCCGCGGGCGGCCGCGCTCGGCCTCGGGGATGTCGCCATCACCGTCCCCGACCTCGCGAACCTCGATACGCTGACCGCACGACTGCGTTCGCACGCCATCCCGTTCGACGCGGACGGCCGGTCCGTGAGCGTGTCCGACCCGTGGGGCACGCGCGTCACCGTCGCCCTGCCCGACCTCTCGACCGAGGAGCTGCTGTCCCGATGA
- a CDS encoding phage holin family protein, protein MTDARSAADRRRSRRGLPPMKTLLTDLREDVVRLVTGEIALFKAEMTKKAKDLGIGAGLLVAALVLVLFGFGTLIAAAVLGLATVLPAWLAALIVGVVLILVAVILALVGVKKLKAGAKPVPERSVEALTGDHVADQPHHDSKHDRKEAAA, encoded by the coding sequence ATGACCGATGCCAGAAGCGCGGCGGACCGCAGACGGAGTCGCCGCGGACTTCCCCCGATGAAGACCCTCCTCACCGATCTCCGCGAGGACGTCGTCCGCCTCGTCACCGGCGAGATCGCCCTCTTCAAGGCCGAGATGACGAAGAAGGCGAAGGACCTCGGGATCGGGGCCGGCCTGCTCGTCGCAGCACTCGTGCTCGTCCTCTTCGGATTCGGGACCCTGATCGCTGCGGCCGTCCTCGGCCTCGCGACCGTCCTCCCGGCGTGGTTGGCCGCGCTGATCGTCGGCGTCGTCCTGATCCTCGTCGCCGTCATCCTCGCCCTCGTGGGCGTCAAGAAGCTCAAGGCCGGCGCCAAGCCCGTCCCGGAGCGCAGCGTCGAAGCCCTCACCGGCGACCACGTCGCCGACCAGCCGCACCACGACTCGAAGCACGACCGCAAGGAGGCCGCAGCATGA
- a CDS encoding DUF3618 domain-containing protein — translation MSDQDLTRPTPPEGAGLNSLQLEVEETREHLAQTLDLLFRKFDVRTAVAYHLRTTAIVVASVAVVGAGVLLWRANRGHRV, via the coding sequence ATGAGCGACCAGGACCTCACCCGCCCCACCCCGCCCGAGGGCGCCGGCCTGAACAGCCTCCAGCTCGAGGTCGAGGAGACGCGGGAGCACCTCGCGCAGACGCTCGACCTCCTGTTCCGCAAGTTCGACGTCCGGACCGCGGTCGCCTACCACCTCCGGACCACGGCGATCGTCGTCGCCTCGGTGGCCGTCGTCGGCGCCGGTGTGCTGCTGTGGCGCGCGAACCGGGGGCACCGTGTCTGA
- a CDS encoding YihY/virulence factor BrkB family protein: MSESTKQGRERSDASQPDDPENRNADDGEETMLPQRVPVPKGYVLKRTLHSFLSNQCTDLAAGLTYFAILSLFPAVLALVSILGLFGQSRSGTDALLEIVGNLAPGDSLGFLTDAVNQFVESPAIGFALIAGIAGAIWSASGYVGGFGRALNRMYGVEEGRTIWTLRPTQLIVTLVVLLVVSVIAIALIVSGPVAQAIGQAVGLGETGLTVWSIAKWPVMAAALVFVLAVLYSATPNVKPAKFRWISIGALVALLILLVASLGFGFYIANFSNYDATYGSLAGIVIFLLWIWIANLALLFGAQLDIEIQRGRQLAAGVAAETELQLPLRSDAAIKAVAERDAKDVLEGRRVRRAADRAD; the protein is encoded by the coding sequence GTGTCTGAGAGCACCAAGCAGGGCCGTGAGCGCAGCGACGCGAGCCAGCCGGACGACCCGGAGAACCGGAACGCGGACGACGGCGAGGAGACGATGCTGCCGCAGCGCGTCCCGGTCCCGAAGGGCTACGTGCTGAAGCGCACGCTGCACTCCTTCCTCTCCAACCAGTGCACCGACCTGGCCGCAGGACTCACCTACTTCGCGATCCTGTCGCTCTTCCCGGCGGTCCTCGCGCTCGTCTCGATCCTCGGCTTGTTCGGGCAGAGCCGCAGCGGCACCGACGCCCTCCTCGAGATCGTCGGCAACCTCGCGCCGGGCGACAGCCTCGGCTTCCTCACGGACGCGGTGAACCAGTTCGTCGAGTCGCCCGCCATCGGCTTCGCCCTGATCGCCGGTATCGCCGGTGCCATCTGGTCGGCCTCCGGCTACGTCGGCGGGTTCGGGCGCGCGCTCAACCGCATGTACGGCGTGGAGGAGGGCCGCACCATCTGGACCCTGCGGCCCACGCAGCTCATCGTGACCCTCGTGGTCCTGCTCGTCGTCTCGGTGATCGCGATCGCGCTCATCGTCTCCGGCCCGGTCGCCCAGGCCATCGGGCAGGCGGTCGGCCTCGGCGAGACGGGCCTCACCGTCTGGTCGATCGCGAAGTGGCCCGTCATGGCCGCGGCGCTCGTCTTCGTCCTCGCGGTGCTGTACTCGGCCACGCCGAACGTGAAGCCGGCCAAGTTCCGCTGGATCAGCATCGGGGCGCTCGTCGCCCTCCTGATCCTGCTCGTCGCCTCGCTCGGCTTCGGGTTCTACATCGCGAACTTCAGCAACTACGACGCCACCTACGGTTCGCTCGCCGGCATCGTGATCTTCCTGTTGTGGATCTGGATCGCGAACCTGGCGCTGCTGTTCGGCGCCCAGCTGGACATCGAGATCCAGCGCGGCCGTCAGCTCGCGGCGGGGGTCGCGGCGGAGACCGAGCTGCAGCTCCCCCTGCGGTCGGACGCCGCCATCAAGGCCGTGGCCGAGCGTGACGCCAAGGACGTCCTCGAGGGCCGCCGGGTCCGCCGAGCGGCAGACCGCGCGGACTGA
- a CDS encoding SDR family oxidoreductase yields MADDQYTFTDPAKLYAHISAEKQHQPEPGLDAELDPKADLGEESYRGTGRLTGRKALITGGDSGIGAATAIAYAREGASVALSYLPEEEEDAQRIAGIVREAGATVLTLPGDLRDPAYCRDLVAKTVEGLGGLDIVVNNGGKQKFNEDLTTLTDEQFDDTFKTNVYAMFWITKAALPHLPAGSSIINTTSIQAYSPSDILVDYASTKATINAFTKALAQQLAPKGIRVNAVAPGPIWTPLQVSDGQPQDKIAEFGEDTPLGRMGQPAELAPAYVFLASAESSYVLGETLNVNGGMPTP; encoded by the coding sequence ATGGCCGACGACCAGTACACCTTCACCGACCCGGCGAAGCTCTACGCCCACATCTCCGCCGAGAAGCAGCACCAGCCCGAGCCGGGGCTCGACGCGGAGCTCGACCCCAAGGCCGACCTCGGCGAGGAGAGCTACCGGGGCACCGGGCGGCTCACCGGCCGCAAGGCGCTCATCACCGGCGGCGACTCCGGCATCGGTGCCGCCACCGCGATCGCCTACGCCCGCGAGGGCGCCTCCGTGGCGCTCTCCTACCTCCCCGAGGAGGAGGAGGACGCGCAGCGCATCGCGGGCATCGTCCGCGAGGCCGGCGCCACCGTGCTCACCCTCCCGGGCGACCTGCGCGACCCCGCCTACTGCCGCGACCTCGTCGCCAAGACCGTCGAAGGCCTCGGCGGCCTCGACATCGTCGTGAACAACGGCGGCAAGCAGAAGTTCAACGAGGACCTCACCACCCTCACGGACGAGCAGTTCGACGACACCTTCAAGACCAACGTCTACGCGATGTTCTGGATCACGAAGGCCGCCCTGCCGCACCTGCCGGCCGGTTCGTCGATCATCAACACCACGTCGATCCAGGCGTACTCGCCGTCGGACATCCTCGTGGACTACGCGTCGACGAAGGCGACCATCAACGCCTTCACGAAGGCGCTCGCCCAGCAGCTCGCGCCGAAGGGCATCCGCGTCAACGCGGTCGCACCGGGGCCGATCTGGACGCCGCTCCAGGTGTCCGACGGTCAGCCGCAGGACAAGATCGCCGAGTTCGGCGAGGACACCCCGCTCGGCCGCATGGGCCAGCCGGCCGAGCTCGCCCCCGCGTACGTGTTCCTGGCGTCGGCGGAGTCGAGCTACGTGCTCGGTGAGACGCTCAACGTCAACGGCGGCATGCCCACGCCGTAA